One segment of Burkholderia multivorans ATCC BAA-247 DNA contains the following:
- a CDS encoding sulfate ABC transporter substrate-binding protein yields MVKRTTGLMSGAGRLIATLALGAAAALGVATHAQADTTFLNVSYDPTRELYQDFNQAFGKEWKAKTGETVNFKQSHGGSGAQARSVLDGLQADVVTLALAYDIDALANKGLVNKDWQKRLPDNASPYTSTIVFLVRKGNPKGIKDWDDLTKPGVSIVTPNPKTSGGARWNYLAAWAYALHKPGGSEQSAKEFVTKLYKNAGVLDSGARGATTSFVQRGIGDVLIAWENEAFLSIKEFGPDKFEIVVPSASILAEPPVAVVDKVVDKKGTRKLAEAYLNFLYSPQGQEIAARNYYRPRSKSVPAELTKQFPKLKLYTVDDTFGGWTNAQKTHFADGGVFDSIYKPQ; encoded by the coding sequence ATGGTGAAGCGCACGACGGGGCTGATGAGCGGGGCGGGCCGCTTGATTGCAACACTCGCGCTGGGCGCGGCGGCGGCGCTGGGCGTCGCGACGCACGCGCAGGCCGATACGACATTCCTGAACGTGTCGTACGACCCGACGCGCGAGCTGTACCAGGACTTCAACCAGGCATTCGGCAAAGAGTGGAAGGCGAAGACGGGCGAGACGGTCAACTTCAAGCAGTCGCACGGCGGCTCGGGCGCGCAGGCGCGCTCGGTGCTCGACGGCCTGCAGGCCGACGTCGTGACGCTCGCGCTCGCCTATGACATCGACGCGCTCGCCAACAAGGGGCTCGTGAACAAGGACTGGCAGAAACGCCTGCCCGACAACGCGTCGCCATACACGTCGACGATCGTGTTCCTCGTGCGCAAGGGCAACCCGAAGGGCATCAAGGACTGGGACGACCTGACCAAGCCGGGCGTGTCGATCGTCACGCCGAACCCGAAGACCTCGGGCGGCGCGCGCTGGAACTACCTGGCCGCGTGGGCGTATGCGCTGCACAAGCCGGGCGGCAGCGAGCAGTCGGCGAAGGAATTCGTCACGAAGCTGTACAAGAACGCGGGCGTGCTCGACTCGGGCGCGCGCGGCGCGACGACGAGCTTCGTGCAGCGCGGGATCGGCGACGTGCTGATCGCGTGGGAGAACGAGGCGTTCCTGTCGATCAAGGAGTTCGGGCCCGACAAGTTCGAGATCGTCGTACCGTCGGCGAGCATTCTGGCGGAACCGCCGGTCGCGGTCGTCGACAAGGTCGTCGACAAGAAGGGCACGCGCAAGCTCGCCGAAGCGTACCTGAACTTCCTGTACAGCCCGCAGGGCCAGGAAATCGCGGCGCGCAACTACTATCGGCCGCGCTCGAAGAGCGTGCCGGCGGAGCTGACCAAGCAGTTCCCGAAGCTGAAGCTGTACACGGTCGACGACACGTTCGGCGGCTGGACGAATGCGCAAAAGACGCATTTCGCGGACGGCGGTGTGTTCGACTCGATCTACAAGCCGCAGTAA
- the mnmH gene encoding tRNA 2-selenouridine(34) synthase MnmH → MKNLIVTLDRAAEFDEIIDVRTPLEFAEDHIPGALNAPVLSNEERVLVGTMYRQVSPYEATRVGAAIVARNIARHLDTTFADRPRNWRPLIYCWRGGKRSGSMTTWFNLIGWQARQLDGGYKAYRRSVCATLDTLPTRFRYIALVGHTGCGKTRLLNALRGAGAQTLDLEALACHRGSLLGALPGVPQPSQKAFDSGLVETLRRYDPAWPVFVESESRKIGLVQLPVALLDAFHAGPWVQVEAARDERIAFLLDDYGHLFDDRAAFGAQLDRLIGLHSREEVARWHALLDADRRAELFGTLIDRHYDPAYARTYRASYGKPNRALTFAFRPNAADVPDQARTLLEQLAQAGLPASPAYVSAAAAAPITAHDHPTTSR, encoded by the coding sequence TTGAAGAACCTGATTGTCACCCTCGATCGCGCCGCCGAGTTCGACGAGATCATCGACGTGCGCACGCCGCTCGAATTCGCCGAGGACCATATCCCCGGCGCGCTGAACGCGCCCGTGCTCAGCAACGAGGAGCGCGTGCTCGTCGGCACGATGTATCGGCAGGTGTCGCCGTACGAGGCGACGCGCGTGGGCGCGGCGATCGTCGCGCGCAACATCGCGCGCCATCTGGACACGACGTTCGCCGATCGTCCGCGCAACTGGCGCCCGCTGATCTACTGCTGGCGCGGCGGCAAGCGCTCGGGCTCGATGACGACCTGGTTCAACCTGATCGGCTGGCAGGCGCGTCAGCTCGACGGCGGCTACAAGGCGTACCGCCGTTCGGTCTGCGCGACGCTCGACACGCTGCCGACGCGCTTTCGCTACATCGCGCTCGTCGGCCACACCGGCTGCGGAAAAACGCGGCTGCTGAACGCGCTGCGCGGCGCGGGCGCGCAGACGCTCGATCTCGAAGCGCTCGCGTGCCACCGCGGCTCGCTGCTCGGTGCGCTGCCGGGCGTGCCGCAGCCGTCGCAGAAGGCGTTCGATTCGGGGCTTGTCGAAACGCTGCGACGCTACGATCCGGCATGGCCGGTGTTCGTCGAATCGGAAAGCCGCAAGATCGGGCTCGTGCAGCTGCCGGTCGCGCTGCTCGACGCGTTTCACGCGGGGCCGTGGGTGCAGGTCGAAGCCGCGCGCGACGAGCGCATCGCGTTCCTGCTCGACGATTACGGCCACCTCTTCGACGATCGCGCCGCGTTCGGCGCGCAGCTCGACCGGCTGATCGGGCTGCACAGCCGCGAAGAGGTGGCGCGCTGGCACGCGCTGCTCGACGCCGACCGGCGCGCGGAACTGTTCGGCACGCTGATCGACCGGCATTACGATCCCGCGTACGCGCGCACGTATCGCGCGTCGTACGGCAAGCCGAACCGCGCGCTGACGTTCGCGTTCCGCCCGAACGCGGCCGACGTGCCGGACCAGGCGCGCACGCTGCTCGAGCAGCTCGCGCAGGCGGGCTTGCCCGCGTCGCCGGCCTACGTGTCGGCCGCCGCCGCGGCGCCGATTACTGCTCATGACCATCCGACCACCTCACGATGA
- a CDS encoding ABC transporter permease produces the protein MDVRNYSDSAAPHATPARESRFALAMPANATNWIAVWRRNYLVWRKLALASMFGNLADPMIYLFGLGFGLGLMLGHVDGVSYIAFLAAGTVGSSVMMSASFESMYSGFSRMHVQRTWEAIMHTPLALGDVVLGEIVWGASKAMLSGAAIMLVAGLLGYARFPSMLAALPVIALAGLAFASVAMVVTALAPSYDFFMFYQTLVLTPMLLLSGVFFPITQLPQFAQHAAQALPLANAVELIRPAMLGRPATDIGLHVAILAAYAVGGFLLCAWLFRRRLMR, from the coding sequence ATGGACGTACGCAACTATTCGGATTCCGCTGCGCCGCACGCGACGCCTGCGCGCGAATCGCGCTTCGCGCTCGCGATGCCGGCGAACGCGACCAACTGGATCGCGGTCTGGCGCCGTAACTATCTGGTCTGGCGCAAGCTTGCGCTCGCGTCGATGTTCGGCAATCTGGCCGACCCGATGATCTATCTGTTCGGGCTCGGGTTCGGGCTCGGCCTGATGCTGGGCCACGTCGACGGCGTGTCGTACATCGCGTTTCTCGCAGCCGGCACGGTCGGCTCGAGCGTGATGATGTCCGCGAGCTTCGAATCGATGTATTCGGGTTTTTCGCGGATGCACGTGCAGCGCACCTGGGAAGCGATCATGCACACGCCGCTCGCGCTCGGCGACGTCGTACTGGGCGAAATCGTCTGGGGTGCCAGCAAGGCGATGCTGTCGGGCGCCGCGATCATGCTCGTCGCGGGCCTGCTCGGTTATGCGCGGTTTCCGTCGATGCTCGCCGCACTGCCGGTGATCGCGCTCGCGGGGCTCGCGTTCGCGAGCGTCGCGATGGTCGTCACGGCGCTCGCGCCGTCGTACGACTTCTTCATGTTCTATCAGACGCTCGTGCTGACGCCGATGCTGCTGCTCTCGGGCGTTTTCTTCCCGATCACGCAGCTGCCGCAGTTCGCGCAGCATGCGGCGCAGGCGCTGCCGCTCGCCAATGCCGTCGAGCTGATCCGGCCGGCGATGCTCGGCCGGCCCGCGACGGACATCGGCCTGCACGTCGCGATCCTCGCCGCCTACGCGGTGGGCGGCTTCCTGCTGTGCGCGTGGCTGTTCCGGCGCCGGCTGATGCGCTGA
- the cysT gene encoding sulfate ABC transporter permease subunit CysT, with translation MTTYTFRKPSALPGFGVTLGITVAYLSLVVLIPLAATFLKTATLSWDQFVAAVTSPRVLASYRLTFSAAFGGALINAVFGFLVAWVLVRYTFPLKRLVDAIVDLPFALPTSVAGISLAAVYAANGWVGQYLAPFGIKVAFTPLGVLVALTFIGLPFVVRTVQPVLEDFEREQEEAAACLGASRWLTFRRVVLPAVLPALLTGFALAFARALGEYGSVIFIAGNVPMKSEITSLLIITKLEQYDYAGATALAVVMLVVSFLMLLLINTLQWYLQRRTSRGASAPASASGDTAAVAAGGRP, from the coding sequence ATGACCACGTACACCTTTCGCAAGCCGAGCGCGCTGCCCGGTTTCGGCGTGACGCTCGGCATCACGGTGGCCTATTTGAGCCTCGTGGTTCTGATTCCGCTCGCCGCCACGTTCCTGAAGACCGCGACGCTGTCGTGGGACCAGTTCGTCGCCGCCGTCACGTCGCCGCGTGTGCTCGCGTCGTACCGGCTGACGTTCTCGGCCGCATTCGGCGGCGCGCTGATCAACGCCGTGTTCGGCTTTCTCGTCGCGTGGGTGCTCGTGCGCTACACGTTTCCGCTGAAGCGGCTCGTCGACGCGATCGTCGATCTGCCGTTCGCGCTGCCGACCTCGGTGGCCGGCATTTCGCTCGCGGCCGTCTACGCGGCGAACGGCTGGGTCGGCCAGTATCTCGCGCCGTTCGGCATCAAGGTCGCGTTCACGCCGCTCGGCGTGCTGGTCGCGCTGACCTTCATCGGCCTGCCGTTCGTCGTGCGCACCGTGCAGCCGGTGCTCGAGGATTTCGAGCGCGAGCAGGAGGAGGCGGCCGCGTGCCTCGGCGCGTCGCGCTGGCTCACGTTCCGGCGCGTCGTGCTGCCGGCCGTGCTGCCCGCGCTGCTCACCGGTTTCGCGCTCGCGTTCGCGCGTGCGCTCGGCGAATACGGGTCGGTGATCTTCATCGCCGGCAACGTGCCGATGAAGTCGGAGATCACGTCGCTGCTGATCATCACGAAGCTCGAACAGTACGACTACGCGGGCGCGACCGCGCTCGCGGTCGTCATGCTCGTCGTGTCGTTCCTGATGCTGCTGCTGATCAATACGCTGCAGTGGTATCTGCAGCGCCGTACGAGCCGCGGCGCGAGTGCGCCCGCGTCCGCGTCCGGTGATACCGCCGCGGTCGCGGCAGGAGGCCGGCCATGA
- a CDS encoding DUF2939 domain-containing protein: MTRSSSRGWRLKPLLIVVLAIAVIAAIGYAYASPYIALGRLKSAIDARDAQAVSEYVDFPSLRISLKQQVTEELMRRIDAVKKDNPFAVLGALIGSALIGPLVDAYATPEGVAALMSGFPPKGNPGERPPDWQAQQAGGAPASGAAPSAPGAAVPPASAPAPGSAVASAPPPAASAPAAPPAQQQTHAGYRNIDEFVVTYQRTADGTRYAAIFHRFGLFSWKLSAIDLHA, encoded by the coding sequence GTGACGCGCTCGTCGAGCCGCGGATGGCGGCTCAAACCCTTGCTGATCGTCGTGCTGGCGATCGCCGTCATCGCGGCGATCGGCTATGCCTACGCGTCGCCGTACATCGCGCTCGGCCGCCTGAAGTCGGCGATCGATGCGCGCGATGCACAGGCCGTCAGCGAATACGTCGACTTTCCGTCGCTGCGGATCAGCCTGAAGCAGCAGGTTACCGAGGAATTGATGCGCCGGATCGACGCGGTGAAGAAGGACAACCCGTTCGCGGTGCTCGGCGCGCTAATCGGTTCCGCGTTGATCGGGCCGCTCGTCGATGCGTATGCGACGCCGGAAGGCGTGGCCGCCCTGATGAGCGGTTTCCCGCCGAAAGGTAATCCCGGCGAGCGTCCGCCCGACTGGCAGGCGCAGCAGGCCGGCGGCGCACCGGCCAGCGGCGCCGCGCCGTCCGCACCCGGCGCGGCCGTGCCGCCGGCCAGCGCACCGGCTCCGGGCAGCGCGGTCGCATCGGCGCCGCCGCCAGCAGCATCCGCTCCAGCGGCGCCGCCGGCGCAGCAGCAAACGCACGCCGGCTACCGCAACATCGACGAATTCGTCGTCACCTATCAGCGCACGGCCGACGGCACGCGTTATGCGGCGATCTTCCACCGCTTCGGACTGTTCTCGTGGAAGCTGTCGGCGATCGATCTGCACGCGTAG
- the lexA gene encoding transcriptional repressor LexA — protein sequence MTKLTARQQQVFDLIRRAIERSGFPPTRAEIAAELGFSSPNAAEEHLRALARKGVIELAAGASRGIRLLGGDDAPHQFTLPHAGLMQLSLPLVGRVAAGSPILAQEHISQHFACDPALFSSKPDYLLKVRGLSMRDAGILDGDLLAVQKRTEAKDGQIIVARLGDDVTVKRLMRRPGGIELIAENPDYENIFVKAGSADFALEGIAVGLIRSGEL from the coding sequence ATGACCAAACTCACCGCACGCCAGCAGCAAGTGTTCGACTTGATCCGCCGCGCGATCGAGCGCTCCGGTTTTCCGCCCACTCGCGCCGAGATTGCGGCCGAGCTGGGTTTCAGTTCGCCGAACGCGGCCGAGGAGCACCTGCGTGCGCTGGCGCGCAAGGGCGTGATCGAGCTGGCGGCGGGCGCGTCGCGCGGCATCCGGCTGCTCGGCGGCGACGACGCGCCGCACCAGTTCACGCTGCCGCATGCGGGGCTGATGCAGCTGTCGCTGCCGCTCGTCGGCCGTGTCGCGGCCGGCAGCCCGATCCTCGCGCAGGAGCACATCTCGCAGCACTTCGCGTGCGATCCCGCGCTGTTCTCGAGCAAGCCCGACTATCTGCTGAAGGTGCGCGGGCTGTCGATGCGCGACGCCGGCATTCTCGACGGCGATCTGCTCGCCGTGCAGAAGCGCACTGAGGCGAAGGACGGCCAGATCATCGTCGCGCGGCTCGGCGACGACGTCACGGTCAAGCGTCTGATGCGCCGGCCGGGCGGCATCGAGCTGATCGCCGAGAACCCGGATTACGAAAACATCTTCGTCAAGGCCGGCAGCGCGGATTTCGCGCTGGAAGGCATCGCCGTCGGGCTGATCCGCTCGGGCGAACTCTGA
- a CDS encoding sulfate/molybdate ABC transporter ATP-binding protein has product MGITVRHLQKRFGDFTALDNVSLDFPPGELVALLGPSGCGKTTLLRVIAGLEHADAGQVVLQGLDVASVGARDRQVGFVFQHYALFRHMTVFENVAFGLRVKPRRERPSEAAIRDKVHELLKLVQLDWLAQRYPSELSGGQRQRIALARALAVEPKVLLLDEPFGALDAKVRKELRGWLRRLHDDLHISTIFVTHDQEEALEVADRIVVLNRGRVEQVGSPQEVYDHPQSAFVYEFLGAANRLPGTVAERGFVAEGAAAPIAVDADFAGPAHAYVRPHDLQLWPAAEAGHRDGIAVDVRRVIPLGGSVRVELESRAGGALEAELDRDAWRALSLQVGDGATAVPRAVRVFPAR; this is encoded by the coding sequence ATGGGTATCACCGTCCGTCATCTCCAGAAGCGCTTCGGCGATTTCACCGCGCTCGACAACGTGTCGCTCGATTTCCCGCCCGGCGAACTCGTCGCGCTGCTCGGGCCGTCCGGCTGCGGCAAGACCACGCTGCTGCGCGTGATCGCGGGCCTCGAGCACGCGGACGCGGGGCAGGTCGTGCTGCAGGGGCTCGACGTCGCATCGGTCGGCGCGCGCGACCGGCAGGTCGGCTTTGTGTTCCAGCACTACGCGCTGTTCCGCCACATGACCGTGTTCGAGAACGTCGCGTTCGGGCTGCGCGTGAAGCCGCGCCGCGAGCGGCCGTCCGAAGCCGCGATTCGCGACAAGGTGCACGAGCTGTTGAAGCTCGTGCAGCTCGACTGGCTCGCGCAGCGCTATCCGTCCGAGCTGTCGGGCGGCCAGCGCCAGCGGATCGCGCTCGCGCGCGCCCTCGCGGTGGAGCCGAAGGTGCTGCTGCTCGACGAGCCGTTCGGCGCGCTCGACGCGAAGGTGCGCAAGGAGCTGCGCGGCTGGCTGCGGCGCCTGCACGACGATCTGCACATCTCGACGATCTTCGTCACGCACGATCAGGAGGAGGCGCTCGAAGTCGCGGATCGCATCGTCGTGCTGAACCGCGGCCGCGTCGAGCAGGTCGGCAGCCCGCAGGAGGTCTACGATCATCCGCAGAGCGCGTTCGTCTACGAATTCCTCGGCGCCGCGAACCGGCTGCCCGGCACGGTGGCCGAGCGCGGCTTCGTCGCCGAGGGCGCGGCCGCGCCGATCGCGGTCGACGCGGATTTCGCGGGACCCGCGCATGCGTACGTGCGGCCGCACGATCTGCAGCTGTGGCCGGCCGCCGAAGCGGGCCATCGCGACGGCATCGCGGTCGACGTGCGCCGCGTGATTCCGCTGGGCGGCTCGGTGCGCGTCGAGCTGGAATCGCGCGCGGGCGGGGCGCTCGAGGCGGAACTCGACCGCGACGCATGGCGCGCTCTGTCGCTGCAGGTCGGCGACGGCGCGACGGCCGTGCCGCGTGCGGTACGCGTATTTCCGGCGCGCTGA
- the nodI gene encoding nodulation factor ABC transporter ATP-binding protein NodI encodes MSVAPIDFRNVEKRYGDKLVVNDLSFHVHAGECYGLLGPNGAGKTTTLKMLLGLAYPDAGAISLCGEPVPSRARHARRRVGVVPQFDNLDPDFTVRENLLVFSRYFGMSAHAARALVQPLLEFAKLENKADAKVGELSGGMKRRLTLARALVNDPDVLVLDEPTTGLDPQARHLMWERLRSLLARGKTILITTHFMEEAERLCDRLCVIEEGRKIAEGAPHALIASEIGCDVIEIYGPDPIALRDEVAPLAQRTEISGETLFCYVSDPEPLCARIKGRAGLRYLHRPANLEDVFLRLTGRDMQD; translated from the coding sequence ATGTCCGTCGCACCCATCGATTTCCGGAACGTCGAAAAGCGCTATGGCGACAAGCTCGTCGTCAACGATCTGTCCTTCCACGTGCATGCCGGCGAGTGCTACGGGCTGCTCGGCCCGAACGGCGCAGGCAAGACCACGACGCTGAAGATGCTGCTCGGTCTCGCGTATCCCGACGCCGGCGCAATCTCGCTGTGCGGCGAACCGGTGCCATCGCGCGCGCGGCATGCACGGCGGCGCGTCGGTGTCGTGCCCCAGTTCGACAATCTCGATCCCGATTTCACGGTTCGCGAGAACCTGCTCGTGTTCAGCCGCTATTTCGGCATGTCGGCGCACGCGGCACGCGCACTCGTGCAGCCGCTGCTCGAATTCGCCAAACTGGAGAACAAGGCCGATGCGAAGGTCGGCGAGCTGTCCGGCGGCATGAAGCGGCGGCTCACGCTCGCACGCGCACTCGTCAACGATCCCGACGTACTGGTGCTCGACGAACCGACGACGGGCCTCGACCCGCAGGCGCGGCATCTGATGTGGGAACGGCTGCGCTCGCTGCTCGCGCGCGGCAAGACGATCCTGATCACGACGCACTTCATGGAAGAAGCCGAACGTCTGTGCGACCGGCTGTGCGTGATCGAGGAAGGCCGCAAGATTGCCGAGGGCGCGCCGCATGCGCTGATCGCGTCCGAGATCGGCTGCGACGTGATCGAGATCTACGGACCGGACCCGATCGCGCTGCGCGACGAAGTCGCGCCGCTCGCGCAGCGCACCGAAATCAGCGGCGAGACGCTGTTCTGCTACGTCAGCGATCCGGAACCGCTGTGCGCGCGGATCAAGGGCCGCGCCGGGTTGCGCTATCTGCATCGTCCGGCCAATCTGGAGGACGTGTTCCTGCGGCTGACCGGCCGCGACATGCAGGACTGA
- a CDS encoding permease produces MTTTRTQPVPALGWMTFLLIAVAGLFYVKWFPYYNKAFVAAEHHSIGQSILMGTAASAPEPSLKAALDYAWAYGKAIWQAMVLGLLLGSAVQALLPAHWVARVLGRTGFGSVAAGGLLSLPGMMCTCCAAPVVAGLRARHASPGGAVAFWLGNTVLNPAALVFMGFVLGWHWSALRLVLGIAMVFGIGYLLNRIARPEDRSIDDAQLAALAAEQAAAGNAFVRWIKLLVRMAVRLVPEYVVLVLLLGAARAWLFPHIGPDIGNHLGWIVAFAVAGALFVIPTAGEVPIIQAMLSLGMGVGPAAALLMTLPPISVPSLAMLARSFKPYMLAIVASLVVVFGIASGLLAVAFGF; encoded by the coding sequence ATGACGACCACACGCACGCAACCCGTTCCGGCGCTCGGCTGGATGACCTTCCTGCTGATCGCGGTCGCAGGGCTGTTCTACGTCAAATGGTTTCCGTACTACAACAAGGCGTTCGTCGCCGCCGAACATCATTCGATCGGCCAGTCGATCCTGATGGGCACGGCCGCGTCGGCGCCCGAGCCGTCGCTGAAGGCTGCGCTCGACTACGCGTGGGCGTACGGCAAGGCGATCTGGCAGGCGATGGTGCTCGGCCTGCTGCTCGGCTCGGCCGTGCAGGCGCTGCTGCCCGCGCACTGGGTCGCGCGCGTGCTCGGCCGCACGGGCTTCGGCAGCGTCGCAGCCGGCGGCTTGCTGTCGCTGCCGGGCATGATGTGCACGTGCTGCGCGGCGCCGGTCGTCGCGGGCTTGCGCGCGCGCCACGCGTCGCCGGGCGGCGCCGTCGCGTTCTGGCTCGGCAATACCGTGCTGAACCCGGCCGCGCTGGTGTTCATGGGCTTCGTGCTCGGCTGGCACTGGAGCGCGCTGCGGCTCGTGCTGGGCATCGCGATGGTGTTCGGCATCGGCTATCTGCTGAACCGCATCGCGCGGCCGGAGGATCGCAGCATCGACGACGCGCAGCTCGCGGCGCTGGCGGCCGAGCAGGCCGCGGCCGGCAACGCGTTCGTGCGCTGGATCAAGCTGCTCGTGCGGATGGCGGTGCGGCTCGTGCCCGAGTACGTCGTGCTCGTGCTGCTGCTCGGCGCCGCACGCGCGTGGCTGTTTCCGCACATCGGGCCGGACATCGGCAATCATCTCGGCTGGATCGTCGCGTTCGCGGTGGCCGGTGCGCTGTTCGTGATTCCGACGGCCGGCGAAGTGCCGATCATTCAGGCGATGCTGTCGCTCGGCATGGGCGTCGGGCCCGCCGCGGCGCTGCTGATGACGCTGCCGCCGATCAGCGTGCCGTCGCTCGCGATGCTCGCACGGTCGTTCAAGCCATACATGCTGGCGATCGTCGCGAGCCTCGTCGTCGTGTTCGGGATCGCGAGCGGGCTGCTCGCGGTCGCGTTCGGATTCTGA
- a CDS encoding universal stress protein, giving the protein MASYNKILLCYDGTLEGRKALRCGANLALDLKAETHLLSVVDMRSSIAQSAGLLTDVACGRFEETAREILQEGVNWLRERGVQAEGHFAFGYPIDEIANLAGELKVDLVVVGHRCRSGLSRWWMGSGNTQLLDRVNCSILVACSSAEEQKAEIAREREAATASGQ; this is encoded by the coding sequence ATGGCTAGCTACAACAAGATTCTGCTGTGCTACGACGGAACGCTCGAGGGGCGCAAGGCGCTGCGATGCGGTGCCAATCTCGCGTTGGACCTCAAGGCCGAAACGCATCTGCTGTCGGTCGTCGACATGCGCTCGAGTATCGCGCAAAGTGCCGGCTTGCTGACCGACGTCGCATGCGGCCGCTTCGAGGAAACCGCACGTGAAATCCTGCAGGAAGGGGTGAACTGGCTGCGCGAGCGCGGCGTGCAGGCCGAGGGCCATTTCGCGTTCGGTTATCCGATCGACGAAATCGCGAACCTCGCCGGCGAGCTGAAAGTCGATCTCGTCGTCGTCGGACACCGGTGCCGCAGCGGACTATCGAGATGGTGGATGGGATCGGGCAACACGCAACTGCTCGATCGCGTGAACTGCAGCATTCTGGTTGCATGCTCGTCGGCCGAAGAGCAGAAGGCCGAAATCGCACGCGAGCGCGAAGCCGCGACGGCGAGCGGCCAGTGA
- the cysW gene encoding sulfate ABC transporter permease subunit CysW: MTQEVTAVLKNPSSAERARAAKRLDPVSEPRAVRWLLTGIALAFLAFFLVVPLAAVFVEALRKGVGFYLESLADPDAWAAIKLTLTVAAIAVPLNLVFGVCASWAIAKFEFRGKALLTTLIDLPFSVSPVISGLVYVLLFGAQGWLGPWLRDHDVQIIFAVPGIVLATIFVTFPFVARELIPLMQAQGSDEEEAARVLGASGWQIFRRVTLPNVKWGLLYGVILCNARAMGEFGAVSVVSGHIRGQTDTMPLHVEILYNEYNFAAAFAVASVLALLALVTLALKLLAERHLAAELSGARDAVPAHAGPAAISSKS, encoded by the coding sequence ATGACGCAGGAGGTGACCGCCGTGCTCAAGAACCCGTCGTCCGCCGAGCGTGCGCGCGCGGCGAAGCGGCTCGATCCCGTCAGCGAGCCGCGCGCCGTGCGCTGGCTGCTCACCGGCATCGCGCTCGCGTTTCTCGCCTTCTTTCTCGTCGTGCCGCTCGCGGCCGTGTTCGTCGAGGCGCTGCGCAAGGGCGTCGGCTTCTACCTCGAGTCGCTCGCGGATCCGGACGCGTGGGCCGCGATCAAGCTGACGCTGACCGTCGCGGCGATCGCCGTGCCGCTGAACCTCGTGTTCGGCGTGTGCGCGTCGTGGGCGATCGCGAAATTCGAGTTTCGCGGCAAGGCGTTGCTGACGACGCTGATCGATCTGCCGTTCTCGGTGTCGCCGGTGATCTCGGGCCTCGTCTACGTGCTGCTGTTCGGCGCGCAGGGCTGGCTCGGCCCATGGCTGCGGGATCACGACGTGCAGATCATCTTCGCGGTGCCGGGCATCGTGCTCGCGACGATCTTCGTCACGTTCCCGTTCGTCGCGCGCGAGCTGATTCCATTGATGCAGGCACAGGGCAGCGACGAGGAAGAGGCCGCGCGCGTGCTCGGCGCGTCGGGCTGGCAGATCTTCCGCCGTGTGACGCTGCCGAACGTGAAGTGGGGGCTGCTGTACGGCGTGATCCTCTGCAATGCGCGCGCGATGGGCGAATTCGGCGCGGTGTCGGTCGTGTCCGGCCATATCCGCGGCCAGACCGACACGATGCCGCTGCACGTCGAGATTCTCTACAACGAGTACAACTTCGCCGCGGCGTTCGCGGTGGCATCGGTGCTCGCGCTGCTCGCGCTCGTGACGCTCGCGCTGAAGCTGCTCGCCGAACGCCATCTCGCCGCCGAGCTGTCCGGCGCGCGCGACGCCGTTCCCGCACATGCCGGCCCTGCCGCCATTTCGTCGAAATCGTAA